The Streptomyces laurentii genome contains a region encoding:
- a CDS encoding L-asparaginase (L-asparaginase [Streptomyces venezuelae ATCC10712];~Type II (periplasmic) bacterial L-asparaginase; cd08964;~homodimer interface [polypeptide binding];~homotetramer interface [polypeptide binding];~identified by MetaGeneAnnotator; putative) codes for MKWSRDDRPRRVVVISTGGTIASRWTGSGYAADASGDDVVATAAVPDHVTVEVVDLFNVNSSRMTTDRQLALLRAVHETLADPGVDGVVVTHGTDTLEESAFFVDLHHTDPRPVVFTGAQRPFGAGDGDGPANLYDALQVAATVRGLGVLVVFDGLVHAARGTVKTKTLASDPFADPSGERVGRLGFGRVDIDREPVRPASIPLPADGRPAPRVDIVMHHSDGDPVLFDAAVAAGARGVVLVGTGAGNATPEIAAAVARAVDQGVHVVLSTRVSAGPVAEVYTGGGAVDLAAAGAVLAGTLRPGQARIALLAALLADMPSTEHRTALLRTLLGGPENPDPAVAVAAAAA; via the coding sequence ATGAAGTGGTCGCGCGACGACCGGCCGCGCCGCGTCGTGGTCATCAGCACCGGCGGCACCATCGCCAGCCGCTGGACCGGCAGCGGGTACGCCGCCGACGCCTCCGGCGACGACGTCGTGGCCACCGCCGCCGTCCCCGACCACGTGACCGTCGAGGTCGTCGACCTCTTCAACGTCAACAGCTCGCGGATGACCACCGACCGCCAGCTGGCCCTGCTGCGCGCCGTCCACGAGACGCTGGCCGACCCGGGCGTCGACGGCGTCGTCGTCACCCACGGCACCGACACCCTGGAGGAGTCGGCCTTCTTCGTGGACCTGCACCACACGGACCCCCGCCCGGTGGTCTTCACCGGCGCCCAGCGCCCCTTCGGCGCGGGGGACGGCGACGGTCCGGCCAACCTCTACGACGCCCTCCAGGTCGCCGCCACCGTGCGCGGCCTCGGCGTCCTCGTCGTCTTCGACGGACTCGTGCACGCGGCGCGCGGCACCGTCAAGACCAAGACGCTCGCCTCCGACCCCTTCGCCGACCCGTCCGGCGAGCGCGTCGGCCGCCTCGGCTTCGGGCGGGTCGACATCGACCGCGAGCCCGTGCGGCCCGCGTCGATCCCGCTGCCCGCCGACGGCCGCCCCGCTCCGCGCGTCGACATCGTCATGCACCACTCCGACGGCGATCCGGTCCTCTTCGACGCGGCCGTCGCCGCCGGCGCGCGCGGCGTCGTCCTCGTCGGCACCGGCGCGGGCAACGCCACCCCGGAGATCGCCGCGGCCGTCGCCCGTGCCGTCGATCAGGGCGTCCATGTCGTCCTGTCCACCCGGGTCTCCGCCGGTCCCGTCGCCGAGGTCTACACGGGCGGCGGCGCCGTCGACCTGGCCGCCGCCGGAGCGGTCCTGGCCGGCACGCTGCGGCCCGGCCAGGCCCGGATCGCCCTGCTGGCGGCCCTGCTCGCCGACATGCCGTCGACGGAACACCGGACGGCTCTGCTCCGGACCCTCCTCGGGGGCCCTGAGAACCCTGATCCGGCGGTCGCGGTGGCAGCCGCCGCCGCGTAG
- a CDS encoding transcriptional regulator, asnC family (Arsenical Resistance Operon Repressor and similar prokaryotic, metal regulated homodimeric repressors. ARSR subfamily of helix-turn-helix bacterial transcription regulatory proteins (winged helix topology). Includes several proteins that appear to...; cd00090;~AsnC family; pfam01037;~Transcriptional regulator, AsnC family [Streptomyces venezuelae ATCC10712];~Transcriptional regulators [Transcription]; COG1522;~identified by MetaGeneAnnotator; putative;~putative DNA binding site [nucleotide binding];~putative Zn2+ binding site [ion binding]), with protein MRLRSHPGCLPSVVDNCVMDRIDLHILRELQQDGRLSNQELAQRVGLSASPCLRRVRQLEQDGVIQGYRAVIDPEAVGRGFEVLVSVEVRRDRETVEAFEEALQDIPDVIEAYRLFGSPGCLLRIAVADLAAYERLWIERLTTLAGVTEVNSQIIMKRVKEPRGLPVDR; from the coding sequence ATGCGATTGCGATCTCACCCCGGATGCCTGCCGTCCGTGGTGGACAATTGCGTCATGGACCGGATTGATCTCCACATCTTGCGCGAACTCCAGCAGGACGGCCGGCTGAGCAACCAGGAGCTGGCCCAGCGCGTGGGCCTCAGCGCCTCCCCCTGTCTGCGCCGGGTGCGCCAGCTGGAACAGGACGGCGTGATCCAGGGCTATCGCGCGGTCATCGACCCGGAGGCGGTGGGCCGGGGCTTCGAGGTGCTGGTGTCCGTCGAGGTGCGGCGGGACCGGGAGACGGTGGAGGCGTTCGAGGAGGCGCTCCAGGACATCCCGGACGTGATCGAGGCGTACCGCCTCTTCGGCAGCCCCGGGTGTCTGCTGCGGATCGCGGTCGCCGATCTCGCGGCGTACGAGCGGCTGTGGATCGAGCGGCTGACCACGCTGGCGGGAGTCACCGAGGTCAACTCGCAGATCATCATGAAGCGCGTCAAGGAGCCGCGGGGCCTGCCGGTCGACCGCTGA
- a CDS encoding hydrolase (gliding-associated putative ABC transporter substrate-binding component GldG; TIGR03521;~hydrolase [Streptomyces hygroscopicus subsp. jinggangensis TL01];~identified by MetaGeneAnnotator; putative), translating to MPGLGRSTRRFATLTACGALLAAAAAPALGSSAVAAPRATTPGASAGASAGAAVAAAAPLRLLFDNSKAETAGNADWIIGTGQPDPLTQNPSPQTEKDWTGALSAWGVALQKTGRYALKTLPSGGTITYGTSAATDLANFDTFVLPEPNIRLSASEKTAVMKFVQNGGGLFLVSDHTNADRNNDGWDALAIINDLMTDNGVDNTDPFGFSVDVANIQTDNPRAIADTTDPVLNGAFGKVTGSIIRSGTTATLKPADNPSVKGLVYRTGSSGNTGAFFATSSFGSGRVAFWGDSSPIDDGTGQSGNTLYDGWNDPAGTNAALALNATEWLSQGTTGGGGGGGGGTTCTAGQLLANPGFESGATGWTGSTDVVTNDATRPARTGSYKAWLSGYGAAHTDTLSQNVTIPAGCTKATFGFYTRIDTAETTTTTAYDTLKVEVVNSAGTVLSTLATYSNLNASSGYVQRGFSLAAYAGQTVTVRFTGTEGSKLQTSFVVDDTSLTVG from the coding sequence ATGCCCGGACTCGGAAGGTCCACCCGCCGCTTCGCCACCCTGACCGCCTGCGGCGCCCTGCTCGCCGCCGCCGCGGCGCCCGCGCTCGGCTCGTCCGCCGTCGCCGCGCCGCGCGCCACCACACCCGGCGCCTCGGCCGGCGCCTCGGCCGGTGCCGCGGTCGCCGCCGCGGCGCCGCTGCGCCTCCTCTTCGACAACTCCAAGGCGGAAACCGCCGGAAACGCCGACTGGATCATCGGCACCGGCCAGCCCGATCCGCTCACCCAGAACCCCTCGCCGCAGACCGAGAAGGACTGGACCGGAGCCCTGTCCGCCTGGGGCGTGGCGCTCCAGAAGACCGGGCGCTACGCGCTCAAGACCCTGCCGTCGGGCGGCACCATCACCTACGGCACCTCCGCCGCGACCGACCTCGCGAACTTCGACACCTTCGTGCTGCCCGAGCCCAACATCCGGCTCAGCGCGAGCGAGAAGACCGCGGTCATGAAGTTCGTGCAGAACGGCGGCGGACTCTTCCTCGTCTCCGACCACACCAACGCCGACCGCAACAACGACGGCTGGGACGCGCTGGCGATCATCAACGACCTGATGACGGACAACGGGGTCGACAACACCGACCCGTTCGGCTTCAGCGTCGATGTCGCCAACATCCAGACCGACAACCCGCGCGCCATCGCCGACACCACCGACCCGGTACTGAACGGCGCGTTCGGCAAGGTCACCGGCAGCATCATCCGCAGCGGCACCACGGCCACCCTCAAGCCGGCCGACAACCCGTCCGTCAAGGGCCTCGTCTACCGCACCGGCTCCTCCGGAAACACCGGGGCCTTCTTCGCCACCAGCTCCTTCGGCAGCGGCCGGGTCGCGTTCTGGGGCGACAGCTCGCCGATCGACGACGGCACCGGCCAGAGCGGCAACACGCTGTACGACGGCTGGAACGACCCCGCCGGCACCAACGCGGCGCTCGCCCTGAACGCCACCGAGTGGCTCTCCCAGGGCACCACGGGTGGCGGCGGTGGCGGAGGCGGCGGCACGACCTGCACCGCCGGCCAGCTGCTCGCCAACCCGGGCTTCGAGTCCGGCGCCACCGGCTGGACCGGCTCGACCGACGTCGTCACCAACGACGCCACGCGCCCGGCGCGCACCGGCTCGTACAAGGCATGGCTGAGCGGCTACGGCGCCGCCCACACCGACACGCTCTCCCAGAACGTGACGATCCCGGCCGGCTGCACCAAGGCCACCTTCGGCTTCTACACCCGGATCGACACCGCCGAGACCACCACGACCACCGCGTACGACACCCTCAAGGTCGAGGTCGTGAACAGCGCCGGCACGGTCCTGTCCACCCTTGCCACGTACTCCAACCTCAACGCGTCGAGCGGCTACGTGCAGCGCGGCTTCAGCCTCGCCGCCTACGCGGGGCAGACGGTGACGGTGCGGTTCACCGGCACGGAGGGGTCCAAGCTCCAGACCTCCTTCGTCGTCGACGACACCTCGCTGACCGTCGGCTGA
- a CDS encoding flavodoxin-like protein (NADPH-dependent FMN reductase; cl00438;~flavodoxin-like protein [Amycolatopsis mediterranei U32];~identified by MetaGeneAnnotator; putative): MPTSPYRYDDLSALYVNCTLKRSPEVSNTDGLIERSRAVMTEQGVVTSLVRAADHDIATGVWPDMTEHGWASDAWPGLYERVMAADILVLCGPIWLGDNSSEMKRVIERLYACSGILNEEGQYAYYGRVAGCLITGNEDGVKHCAMNVLYSLQHLGFAIPPQADAGWIGEAGPGPSYLDPGSGGPENDFTNRNTSFMAWNLMHLGALIKRAGGIPAHGNQRAQWDAGCRPDFANPEHR, from the coding sequence ATGCCCACCAGCCCGTACCGCTACGACGACCTCAGCGCGCTGTACGTCAACTGCACCCTCAAACGCTCCCCCGAGGTGAGCAACACCGACGGCCTGATCGAACGCAGCCGGGCGGTGATGACCGAGCAGGGCGTCGTGACCTCGCTCGTCCGGGCGGCGGACCACGACATCGCGACCGGGGTCTGGCCCGACATGACCGAGCACGGCTGGGCGTCGGACGCCTGGCCGGGACTGTACGAGCGGGTGATGGCCGCCGACATCCTGGTGCTGTGCGGGCCGATCTGGCTCGGTGACAACAGCTCGGAGATGAAGCGGGTGATCGAGCGACTGTACGCCTGCTCCGGAATCCTCAACGAGGAGGGGCAGTACGCGTATTACGGCCGGGTCGCGGGCTGTCTGATCACCGGCAACGAGGACGGCGTCAAGCACTGCGCGATGAACGTGCTCTACAGCCTCCAGCACCTCGGGTTCGCGATCCCGCCGCAGGCCGACGCGGGCTGGATCGGCGAGGCCGGCCCCGGGCCCTCCTACCTCGACCCGGGCTCCGGCGGCCCGGAGAACGACTTCACCAACCGCAACACCTCCTTCATGGCATGGAACCTGATGCATCTGGGCGCCCTGATCAAGCGGGCCGGCGGAATCCCCGCGCACGGCAACCAGCGCGCCCAGTGGGACGCGGGCTGCCGGCCGGACTTCGCCAACCCCGAGCACCGCTGA
- a CDS encoding gntR family transcriptional regulator (identified by MetaGeneAnnotator; putative;~sequence version:1): MAGAGPGAETAPGAAGSGRTGTRPPVPAGAAAGEPGGGRLCDLVCDGLRERIVTGRLRPGDRLVERELAAEFGVSRVPVREAIRMLLGEGLLQAVSPRRIVVRELTRRDVENLFDMREALEVLAVRRAAEHRTDIELRTLSRLLVASRTAAAAGDPERLARADAAFHARIVRMSRNELLVDTLDTLEGRLRWLFRQVEEPGPRGEGQRLLYEAIGAGDAEGAARIALARVRASRRVALRVLFDA; the protein is encoded by the coding sequence ATGGCGGGGGCGGGACCCGGTGCGGAGACGGCTCCGGGCGCGGCGGGGAGCGGGCGTACGGGAACCCGGCCGCCGGTGCCGGCCGGCGCGGCGGCCGGTGAACCCGGGGGTGGCCGGCTGTGCGACCTGGTGTGCGACGGACTGCGCGAACGGATCGTCACGGGCCGGCTCCGGCCGGGGGACCGGCTGGTCGAACGCGAACTCGCCGCGGAATTCGGCGTCTCCCGCGTCCCGGTCCGTGAGGCCATCCGCATGCTCCTCGGCGAGGGCCTCCTCCAAGCGGTCTCCCCGCGCCGGATCGTCGTCCGCGAGCTGACCCGGCGGGACGTCGAGAACCTCTTCGACATGCGCGAGGCCCTGGAGGTGCTGGCCGTCCGCCGCGCCGCCGAACACCGCACGGACATCGAACTGCGTACCCTCTCCCGGCTGCTCGTCGCCTCCCGCACCGCCGCGGCGGCGGGCGACCCCGAACGCCTCGCCCGCGCCGACGCCGCCTTCCACGCCCGGATCGTGCGCATGTCGCGCAACGAGCTGCTGGTGGACACCCTGGACACGCTGGAGGGACGGCTGCGCTGGTTGTTCCGGCAGGTCGAGGAGCCGGGGCCGCGGGGAGAGGGACAGCGCCTGCTCTACGAGGCGATCGGCGCGGGTGACGCGGAGGGTGCCGCCCGGATCGCTCTGGCGCGGGTGCGGGCCAGTCGGCGGGTGGCCCTCCGGGTGCTGTTCGACGCCTGA
- a CDS encoding von willebrand factor (Von Willebrand factor type A (vWA) domain was originally foundin the blood coagulation protein von Willebrand factor (vWF). Typically, the vWA domain is made up of approximately 200 amino acid residues folded into a classic a/b para-rossmann type of...; cl00057;~identified by MetaGeneAnnotator; putative;~metal ion-dependent adhesion site (MIDAS);~von Willebrand factor [Streptomyces albus J1074]), protein MITRKRLATGACALLAALTVGLLPTGAAADDGPAGSDADSPKESPKVELVLDVSGSMRTRDIDGQSRMSAAKQAFNDVLDAVPQEVRLGIRTLGADYPGQDRQRGCKDTRQLYPVGPLDRTEAKTAVATLAPTGWTPIGPALLGAAEDLKGGEATKRIVLITDGEDTCAPLDPCEVARDIAAQGIHLVIDTLGLVPDAKTRRQLTCIAEATGGTYTSVHRTEELSGRVQQLVDRAADPVVTPVATEGSGRCMDAPQLKPGLYTDRQEFGKHRWYRVDVLPGQELRASVSISADRAVNNDYGVLLRAVTAHGREIVRGAEAGDGRTDVISTGLRYPKKDDQDALDDDSKPAAETVCLQVSNSFSAPASVKTTPGMPVELAIDVVDGPDAASDVASFGLGRGWWLLGTLVLAGFLGGLIWGWLSRWRFAVWRTN, encoded by the coding sequence ATGATCACGAGAAAACGGCTGGCGACCGGGGCCTGCGCGCTGCTCGCCGCCCTGACCGTCGGACTCCTCCCGACCGGCGCGGCCGCCGACGACGGCCCGGCGGGCTCGGACGCCGACTCCCCCAAGGAATCACCCAAGGTCGAGCTGGTGCTCGACGTCAGCGGCTCGATGCGTACGCGCGACATCGACGGACAGTCCCGGATGAGCGCGGCCAAGCAGGCGTTCAACGACGTCCTGGACGCGGTCCCGCAGGAGGTGCGGCTCGGCATCCGCACCCTCGGGGCCGACTACCCCGGCCAGGACCGCCAGCGCGGCTGCAAGGACACCCGGCAGCTCTACCCGGTCGGCCCGCTCGACCGGACCGAGGCCAAGACCGCCGTCGCCACCCTCGCCCCCACCGGCTGGACCCCCATCGGCCCGGCGCTCCTCGGCGCGGCCGAGGACCTCAAGGGCGGCGAGGCGACCAAGCGGATCGTGCTCATCACGGACGGCGAGGACACCTGCGCCCCACTCGACCCGTGCGAGGTGGCGCGCGACATCGCCGCCCAGGGCATCCACCTGGTCATCGACACCCTCGGCCTGGTCCCGGACGCCAAGACCCGCCGTCAGCTGACCTGCATCGCCGAGGCCACCGGCGGCACGTACACCTCCGTGCACCGCACCGAGGAACTGTCCGGCCGTGTGCAGCAGTTGGTGGACCGTGCGGCCGACCCGGTCGTCACGCCGGTCGCCACCGAGGGCTCCGGGCGCTGCATGGACGCGCCCCAGCTCAAGCCGGGCCTGTACACCGACCGCCAGGAGTTCGGGAAGCACCGCTGGTACCGGGTGGACGTGCTGCCGGGCCAGGAGCTGCGCGCCTCGGTGAGCATCTCCGCCGACCGCGCGGTGAACAACGACTACGGCGTGCTGCTGCGGGCCGTCACCGCGCACGGCCGGGAGATCGTCCGCGGCGCCGAGGCGGGCGACGGGCGCACGGACGTGATCTCGACGGGCCTGCGCTACCCGAAGAAGGACGACCAGGACGCGCTCGACGACGACAGCAAGCCGGCCGCCGAGACGGTCTGCCTCCAGGTCAGCAACTCGTTCTCCGCTCCCGCGTCGGTCAAGACCACCCCGGGCATGCCGGTGGAGCTCGCCATCGACGTCGTCGACGGTCCCGACGCGGCCTCCGACGTCGCCTCCTTCGGCCTGGGCCGCGGCTGGTGGCTGCTCGGCACGCTCGTGCTCGCCGGCTTCCTCGGCGGCCTGATCTGGGGCTGGCTGTCCCGCTGGCGCTTCGCCGTCTGGAGGACGAACTGA
- a CDS encoding hypothetical protein (identified by MetaGeneAnnotator; putative;~overlaps another CDS with the same product name;~secreted protein [Streptomyces viridochromogenes DSM40736]), with protein MRTTYGRNPRARIREDRRTHASTALRRLTAGLVLAGAALLGPAAPAGLADSATPNPVPSGSASGAAAEGGPTEAGTSFRTAAFFRQGQQATAQGSTGDYLYWSFPADTGERPTVAATVTLPGAALRHGASTWRIDVYDGLRRRQPCMYGTQARSAAKDAGTVELACTLRPVRAAADTWSNDPLPGSYFVRLTVTGLPEDDLGQPFSARVGAASHSTGGAYATDGALAVPLVPGAATPEAAEARGPEGGWASTWWSDRWIWTAVGGVLAALAGVGGYVLTRGSGRPSRVPPGV; from the coding sequence ATGCGCACCACGTACGGCAGGAATCCCCGCGCGCGGATCCGCGAGGACCGTCGCACCCATGCCTCCACCGCACTGCGCCGGCTGACGGCCGGTCTGGTGCTCGCGGGCGCCGCCCTGCTCGGCCCGGCCGCCCCGGCGGGCCTCGCCGACAGCGCGACCCCGAACCCCGTCCCGAGCGGCAGCGCGAGCGGCGCGGCGGCGGAGGGCGGGCCGACCGAGGCCGGCACCTCGTTCCGTACCGCGGCCTTCTTCCGGCAGGGACAGCAGGCCACGGCGCAGGGGTCCACGGGTGACTACCTGTACTGGTCGTTCCCCGCCGACACCGGCGAGCGGCCCACCGTCGCCGCCACCGTCACGCTGCCCGGCGCCGCGCTGCGGCACGGCGCGTCCACCTGGCGCATCGACGTGTACGACGGACTGCGCCGGCGCCAGCCGTGCATGTACGGCACCCAGGCCCGGTCCGCGGCCAAGGACGCCGGGACGGTGGAGCTGGCCTGCACCCTGCGCCCGGTACGGGCCGCGGCCGACACCTGGTCCAACGACCCGCTGCCCGGCAGCTACTTCGTCCGGCTGACCGTGACCGGCCTGCCCGAGGACGACCTCGGCCAGCCGTTCTCGGCGCGGGTCGGCGCGGCCTCGCACTCCACGGGCGGGGCGTACGCCACGGACGGCGCGCTCGCCGTACCGCTGGTGCCCGGTGCCGCCACGCCGGAGGCGGCAGAGGCCCGGGGGCCGGAGGGCGGCTGGGCCTCCACCTGGTGGTCCGACCGCTGGATCTGGACCGCGGTGGGCGGTGTGCTCGCGGCCCTCGCGGGCGTCGGCGGCTACGTCCTGACGCGCGGCTCGGGCCGCCCGTCCCGGGTCCCGCCGGGCGTCTGA
- a CDS encoding luxR family two component transcriptional regulator (C-terminal DNA-binding domain of LuxR-like proteins. This domain contains a helix-turn-helix motif and binds DNA. Proteins belonging to this group are response regulators; some act as transcriptional activators, others as transcriptional repressors. Many...; cd06170;~DNA binding residues [nucleotide binding];~KEGG: sgr:SGR_2250 two-component system response regulator; PFAM: Signal transduction response regulator, receiver region; Transcription regulator LuxR, C-terminal; SMART: Signal transduction response regulator, receiver region; Transcription regulator LuxR, C-terminal;~LuxR family two component transcriptional regulator [Streptomyces violaceusniger Tu4113];~Response regulator containing a CheY-like receiver domain and an HTH DNA-binding domain [Signal transduction mechanisms / Transcription]; COG2197;~Signal receiver domain; originally thought to be unique to bacteria (CheY, OmpR, NtrC, and PhoB), now recently identified in eukaroytes ETR1 Arabidopsis thaliana; this domain receives the signal from the sensor partner in a two-component systems; cd00156;~dimerization interface [polypeptide binding];~identified by MetaGeneAnnotator; putative;~intermolecular recognition site;~phosphorylation site [posttranslational modification]) → MSSDDIRVLIADDQSMVRQGFTVLLNAEPGIEVVGQAVDGADAVAQAGALTPDVVLMDVRMPGTGGIEATRLLTEPADATVKVLILTTFDLDEYVYEALRAGASGFLLKDASAEELAQAVRVVARGDALLAPNVTKRLIAEFSRLSPVPRAPLKDRLGALTERETEVLTLIAQGLSNAEIAVRLVLAEQTVKTFVSRILAKLSLRDRTQAAVHAYETGLVRPGGI, encoded by the coding sequence ATGAGCAGCGACGACATCAGGGTCCTGATCGCCGACGACCAGAGCATGGTCCGGCAGGGCTTCACCGTCCTGTTGAACGCCGAGCCCGGCATCGAGGTCGTCGGCCAGGCCGTCGACGGCGCCGACGCCGTCGCCCAGGCCGGCGCGCTCACCCCCGACGTCGTCCTCATGGACGTCCGGATGCCCGGCACCGGCGGCATCGAGGCCACCCGGCTGCTCACCGAGCCCGCCGACGCCACGGTGAAGGTGCTGATCCTCACCACCTTCGACCTGGACGAGTACGTGTACGAGGCGCTGCGCGCCGGCGCCTCCGGCTTCCTCCTCAAGGACGCGTCGGCCGAGGAACTCGCCCAGGCCGTACGGGTCGTGGCGCGCGGCGACGCGCTGCTCGCCCCCAACGTCACCAAGCGGCTCATCGCCGAGTTCTCCCGGCTCAGCCCCGTTCCGCGCGCCCCGCTGAAGGACCGCCTCGGCGCGCTCACCGAGCGGGAGACCGAGGTCCTGACCCTGATCGCGCAGGGCCTGTCCAACGCCGAGATCGCCGTCCGGCTCGTCCTCGCCGAACAGACCGTGAAGACCTTCGTGAGCCGGATCCTCGCCAAGCTGTCGCTGCGCGACCGCACCCAGGCCGCCGTCCACGCGTACGAGACCGGCCTCGTCCGACCGGGCGGAATCTGA